A region of Schistosoma mansoni strain Puerto Rico chromosome 1, complete genome DNA encodes the following proteins:
- a CDS encoding putative ubiquitin protein ligase E3a, producing MLSDHPPICSSNRLPPWILCIELHRMYETNGTIKESNSPVSHPTSPSITGTNSKSGRKSSLSSTSSGYSAITSFSLTTGTCSSLPHFLPLGITPLATNQSQPVEVINNDDEDMDSHNHSLLRDLKSAEGPFKHHTNIQHSNTYLPTVVAMNTICCTQTLVSSKTSVSTSSSLQSLLQRSSEILPLMTRSGIEKPNVSNLHSVENPNAFVVKKTDCRSVRRRSTTNVSISDILSSTSTSLSVPGRVITPFSRFLRFVTNPLVSDDNLCVDISAISSGPNSSATTTTTTSVRKGPIRRGQSGGMYSSHQSFQGEKLVVKAKRQLQDVFSVLAGNFPSWLIQLISGFESSYTSDSDQNRGQIDKRSPTPFLSHIIHDNQPTFVTSLHGGGCSTTNFVNSSSLSDSTSLLIQLNAFSQSSFNTHLFDHSSGLSSTSSQEHKGLDNGRNNLGKYEKRLLKQAEMTLNEMGDSRTVLEIAFEGEVGFGPGPALEFYTFISRLLMKSNLNLWHGCESTSDRYLIAPAPGFYPRPFSRQTKSSVIREVCEKFNFLGHLLARALLDWRRLDLPSSPASFKWFSKS from the exons ATGCTTTCGGATCATCCCCCGATCTGTTCAAGCAACCGCCTGCCCCCATGGATACTGTGTATTGAACTTCATCGTATGTATGAAACAAATGGTACAATAAAGGAAAGTAATTCACCAGTGAGTCATCCAACCAGTCCATCAATTACTGGGACAAACTCTAAAAGCGGTCGCAAATCTTCTTTATCTTCAACATCATCCGGGTATTCAGCAATTACTTCGTTCTCGTTAACAACTGGGACATGTTCCTCTTTACCACATTTTCTACCATTGGGTATTACTCCTCTGGCCACAAATCAG TCACAACCAGTTGAAGTgataaataatgatgatgaagatatgGATTCTCATAATCATTCATTATTACGAGATTTGAAATCGgccgaaggacccttcaaacaTCATACAAATATTCAACACTCAAACACATATTTACCGACGGTGGTTGCTATGAACACAA TTTGTTGTACACAAACATTAGTTTCGTCTAAAACATCTGTTTCCACTTCTAGTTCCCTTCAAAGCTTATTACAACGTAGTTCAGAAATTTTACCTTTGATGACCCGAAGTGGAATTGAAAAACCGAATGTATCTAACTTACACTCAGTTGAAAATCCTAATGCCTTTGTTGTCAAAAAAACTGATTGTCGTAGTGTCCGAAGGCGTTCTACTACTAACGTCTCAATTTCCGATATACTTAGTTCAACATCTACTTCACTGTCTGTTCCTGGAAGAGTAATTACTCCGTTTTCGCGCTTTTTACGTTTTGTCACAAACCCACTGGTATCAGATGATAATTTGTGTGTCGATATTTCTGCAATATCTAGTGGGC CTAATAGTTCAGCCACAACAACAACTACAACATCAGTTCGCAAAGGACCAATTCGTCGAGGTCAAAGTGGTGGAATGTATAGCTCCCAT CAATCATTTCAGGGTGAAAAACTTGTTGTCAAAGCTAAACGTCAATTACAAGATGTTTTCAGTGTGCTGGCTGGCAATTTTCCCTCTTGGTTAATTCAATTGATATCA GGTTTTGAAAGTTCTTACACTTCTGATAGTGATCAAAATCGTGGACAAATAGATAAAAGAAGTCCTACGCCATTTTTATCTCATATTATTCATGATAATCAGCCTACATTTGTTACTAGTTTACACGGCGGAGGATGTAGTACGACTAACTTTGTCAATTCTAGTTCATTATCAGACTCTACATCTCTGCTAATTCAATTAAACGCATTCTCCCAGTCTTCATTCAACACACACTTGTTTGATCACAGTTCTGGACTATCATCTACATCATCTCAGGAACATAAGGGACTAGATAATGGAAGAAATAATTTAGGAAAAT ATGAAAAACGTCTACTGAAACAAGCTGAAATGACATTAAATGAAATGGGTGATTCACGTACAGTATTAGAAATTGCTTTTGAAGGTGAAGTTGGATTTGGTCCTGGTCCAGCACTAGAATTTTACACATTCATAAGTCGTCTATTAATGAAATCTAATTTAAATCTTTGGCATGGTTGTGAATCTACTTCGGATAGATATTTAATTGCCCCAGCGCCTGGATTTTATCCTCGCCCATTTTCAAGACAGACGAAATCTTCAGTTATACGGGAA GTTtgtgaaaaatttaattttctggGTCATTTATTAGCCAGAGCATTGTTAGATTGGAGACGATTAGATTTGCCTTCTTCACCAGCATCTTTCAAATGGTTTTCAAAGTCGTGA